In Janthinobacterium rivuli, a single genomic region encodes these proteins:
- a CDS encoding flagellar protein FlaG gives MTIDTIAAASAARIDKSYGTTDASPARPATPRMASENDTVAPQQASKEPSREQLDKAVSELNQSSQMKTQGLEFSIDEDSQRTVVKIIDQETKEVLRQIPTREALELSKTFDSAKGSLISQSA, from the coding sequence ATGACTATCGACACGATAGCGGCCGCCTCCGCGGCCAGGATAGACAAGAGTTACGGCACGACGGACGCGTCGCCGGCACGCCCGGCAACGCCACGCATGGCCTCGGAAAACGACACGGTTGCACCACAGCAAGCCAGCAAGGAGCCCAGCCGCGAGCAGCTGGACAAAGCCGTCTCGGAATTGAACCAGTCCTCGCAAATGAAGACGCAAGGCCTGGAATTTTCCATCGACGAAGACAGCCAGCGCACGGTGGTCAAAATCATCGACCAGGAAACCAAGGAAGTACTGCGCCAGATTCCTACCCGGGAAGCCCTGGAATTGTCCAAAACCTTCGATTCGGCCAAAGGTTCGCTGATCAGTCAAAGCGCATAG
- the fliD gene encoding flagellar filament capping protein FliD — protein MAITPTLSSIGIGAGASGLDVNAIIDKLMTAEAAPLGTFDKKTASYQAKLSAMGTLSGAVSTFQNSLSALSNTNNFRAVSATPADPLVLSASAGAKAVAGNYNINVTQLAQSQTLMSGGMANKLSTIGLGSKTTISFQLGSLTGGTFGLNGTALGATTAQTGISNGSLILNGTAIPTDASTKSARALADAINAKSSTTGVTATAQPTSSSATMFAGFGSVETGADGTYSLSVGGVEIVTQGNGVAANGGITAASLDTTLEGPNAVSNALAAANITVTGKAADGTLKFTRADGSNLNIEEVVTGSVKGGIGHASNAVNDGSNVTLTSTINLASSNASPITIAGSNPAAAGLTAGSGGAYMNTNFTQDGTQATGTVVIDATNNTLQGIRDAINNAGLGVTASIVSDGTDKPFHLVLSSSKTGANSSMKISLSGSDGLPPDSALNDLLSYDASGTQNLKQNSAAQNTNFSVNGIAITSASNSVDTAIEGVTLGIAKVGSTSLSVQKDTSTVKTSINAFVKAYNDLNTAMAKMTAYDPETKKGGVLLGDSTAQSIQSQLRKQLGAPITGLNSSLSTLSQVGISFQKDGSLTLDSSKLDKAISANFTDIAGLFSALGKATDSNVAFTSSTAATKPGSYELTITTMASQGSITSAAVLPATTTIGSDTTWSITLNDTEPSAAKNTAQVVIPAGTYTPAQMASIIQSSVNGVKAFSDNGATVSASIDGTGKLVLASSRYGSVSNIAISSGTGTAPTDLFGAAAPVKGADVAGTLGGQPVIGSGQTLTGAAGSPADGLKIEVTGGTTGSRGTVSFSQGYAYQLNNLATSFLGTDGMITNRSKGLNETIKSIATQRDKFSDKLNDIETRYRAQYSRLDVTLSRLTSTQSYLTQQLAAIAANR, from the coding sequence GTGGCCATCACACCTACACTTTCATCCATCGGCATCGGCGCCGGCGCCAGCGGCCTGGATGTGAATGCCATCATCGACAAGCTGATGACGGCCGAAGCCGCACCGCTGGGTACTTTTGACAAGAAAACGGCCTCCTACCAGGCCAAGCTCAGCGCGATGGGCACGCTCAGTGGCGCCGTCAGCACTTTCCAGAATTCGCTGTCGGCCCTGTCCAATACCAATAACTTCCGCGCCGTCAGCGCCACGCCCGCCGATCCACTGGTGCTGTCCGCCAGTGCCGGCGCCAAGGCCGTGGCTGGCAACTACAACATCAATGTCACGCAACTGGCCCAGTCGCAGACCCTGATGTCGGGCGGCATGGCCAACAAGCTGTCGACCATCGGGCTGGGCAGCAAGACAACGATTTCCTTCCAGTTGGGCTCGCTCACCGGCGGCACCTTCGGTTTGAACGGCACCGCCCTGGGCGCCACCACGGCGCAAACCGGCATCAGCAACGGCTCGCTGATCCTCAACGGCACCGCCATCCCCACCGATGCCAGCACCAAGAGCGCGCGCGCCCTGGCCGACGCCATCAACGCCAAGAGCAGCACCACGGGCGTGACCGCCACGGCGCAGCCGACATCGAGCAGCGCCACCATGTTCGCCGGCTTCGGCAGCGTCGAAACGGGCGCGGATGGCACCTATTCGCTGTCGGTGGGCGGCGTCGAGATCGTTACCCAGGGCAACGGCGTGGCCGCCAACGGCGGCATCACGGCCGCCTCGCTCGACACGACGCTCGAAGGTCCGAATGCCGTCTCGAATGCGCTGGCCGCGGCCAACATCACCGTCACCGGCAAGGCCGCCGACGGCACCCTGAAATTTACGCGCGCCGACGGTTCCAACCTGAACATCGAAGAAGTGGTGACGGGTTCGGTCAAGGGCGGCATCGGCCACGCCTCGAACGCGGTCAATGACGGCTCGAACGTGACGCTGACCAGTACCATCAACCTGGCCTCGAGCAATGCCAGCCCGATCACCATCGCCGGCAGCAATCCGGCCGCCGCCGGACTGACGGCAGGCTCCGGTGGCGCCTACATGAACACCAATTTTACCCAGGACGGCACGCAGGCGACGGGCACGGTGGTGATCGACGCCACCAATAACACCCTGCAAGGCATCCGCGACGCCATCAATAACGCGGGCCTGGGCGTGACGGCCAGCATCGTTTCGGACGGCACGGACAAGCCGTTCCATCTGGTCCTGAGCTCATCGAAGACGGGCGCCAACTCATCGATGAAAATCTCGCTGAGCGGCAGCGACGGCCTGCCGCCGGACAGCGCCCTGAACGACTTGCTGTCCTACGATGCGAGCGGCACGCAAAACCTGAAACAGAACAGCGCCGCGCAAAACACGAATTTCAGCGTCAACGGCATCGCCATCACCAGCGCGTCGAACAGCGTCGATACGGCCATCGAAGGCGTGACCCTGGGCATTGCCAAGGTCGGCAGCACCAGCTTGTCGGTGCAGAAAGATACTTCCACCGTCAAGACCAGCATCAATGCCTTCGTCAAGGCGTATAACGACCTGAACACGGCGATGGCCAAGATGACGGCCTATGATCCGGAAACCAAGAAGGGCGGCGTCCTGCTGGGCGACTCGACCGCGCAATCGATCCAGAGCCAGTTGCGCAAACAGCTGGGCGCACCGATTACCGGCTTGAACAGCAGTTTGAGCACCTTGAGCCAGGTCGGCATTTCCTTTCAGAAAGATGGCAGCCTGACCCTGGATTCCAGCAAGCTCGACAAGGCCATCAGCGCCAACTTCACGGACATCGCCGGCCTGTTTTCCGCGCTCGGCAAGGCCACGGACAGCAACGTCGCCTTTACCAGCTCGACCGCCGCAACCAAGCCCGGCAGCTATGAACTGACGATCACCACGATGGCCAGCCAGGGCTCGATCACCTCGGCCGCCGTGCTGCCGGCCACCACTACGATAGGCAGCGACACCACGTGGAGCATCACGCTGAACGACACCGAGCCCAGCGCTGCCAAGAATACGGCCCAGGTCGTCATTCCTGCCGGGACGTACACGCCGGCCCAGATGGCGTCCATCATCCAGTCATCGGTCAACGGCGTGAAGGCCTTTTCCGACAACGGCGCCACCGTATCGGCTTCCATCGACGGTACGGGCAAACTGGTACTGGCGTCGAGCCGCTATGGTTCCGTCTCGAATATCGCCATCAGCAGCGGCACCGGCACGGCGCCAACCGATCTGTTCGGCGCAGCCGCCCCCGTCAAGGGTGCGGACGTGGCCGGCACCCTGGGTGGACAACCGGTGATCGGCTCGGGCCAGACCCTGACGGGCGCCGCCGGCTCCCCGGCCGATGGCCTGAAGATTGAAGTCACGGGCGGCACCACCGGTTCGCGCGGCACCGTCAGTTTCTCGCAAGGCTATGCCTACCAGCTGAATAACCTGGCCACGTCCTTCCTCGGCACCGACGGCATGATCACCAACCGTTCCAAGGGCCTCAACGAAACCATCAAGAGCATCGCGACGCAGCGCGACAAGTTCAGTGACAAACTGAACGACATCGAAACGCGCTACCGCGCCCAGTATTCGCGCCTCGACGTGACGCTGAGCAGATTGACGTCCACGCAAAGCTATTTGACCCAGCAACTGGCAGCCATCGCCGCCAACCGTTAA
- the fliS gene encoding flagellar export chaperone FliS, translating to MFGTQQRGVNAYAKVGLETGIGAASPHKLIVMLYDGALVAVLSAQMHMKSGNVPEKGKSISKAIQIIDNGLRASLDKEAGGQIAEGLDALYEYMSARLLAANIRNDLAMLEEVQRLLTDLRETWNAIGATPAAMPGADLKRMPSLASA from the coding sequence ATGTTTGGAACCCAACAACGCGGCGTCAACGCCTATGCCAAGGTCGGCCTGGAAACGGGCATCGGCGCGGCATCGCCGCACAAGCTGATCGTGATGCTGTACGACGGCGCCCTGGTGGCCGTGCTCAGCGCGCAGATGCACATGAAATCGGGCAATGTGCCGGAAAAAGGCAAGTCCATCTCGAAAGCCATCCAGATCATCGACAATGGCTTGCGCGCCAGCCTGGACAAGGAAGCGGGCGGCCAGATCGCCGAAGGCCTCGACGCCCTGTATGAATACATGAGCGCGCGCCTGCTGGCGGCCAACATCCGCAACGATCTGGCCATGCTGGAGGAAGTGCAGCGCCTGCTCACCGACTTGCGCGAAACCTGGAACGCCATCGGCGCCACCCCCGCCGCCATGCCTGGCGCCG